One Glutamicibacter mishrai genomic window carries:
- a CDS encoding aromatic ring-hydroxylating oxygenase subunit alpha: MTASVSAARSTRGKLSSTVQDQQLAEITELFQNRRKGYSLEAPFYTDPSIFKVEMEAIFGTHWLFAASVAEVPEPGDYVTLDYGPHSLIVLRNDDGGVNVLHNVCRHRGARVLTENSGSTGNLVCGYHSWTYSPEGDLIHASSPGEIDFDKNCFALKRAHGRIVAGLIFVSIAAEPPTDFDEVSKIFEPYLAPHDLGSAKVAYQQDIIEEGNWKLVMENNRECYHCDGHPELACSLFPTWGLTDELVPPHLEEVWERNKNAQSALEERCRRYSLPYEVVEELDTRIAGIRISRESLDGDGESFSADGRRLSKKLLGDLRDFRLGRCSMHLQPNSWFHFQSDHVITFAAYPINEHQTLVRTTWLVADDAVEGQDYDLEKLTYTWKQTNLQDKAFVELCQTGAGSPAYQQGPYMKSEYQVEAFINWYTQRVLEHLA, from the coding sequence ATGACTGCTTCGGTAAGTGCCGCGCGGAGCACACGCGGCAAACTCTCTTCGACAGTTCAGGACCAACAGCTCGCCGAGATTACCGAACTTTTCCAGAACCGGCGCAAGGGCTACTCCCTGGAAGCACCGTTCTACACCGACCCATCCATCTTCAAGGTGGAGATGGAAGCCATCTTCGGCACCCACTGGCTCTTCGCCGCCAGCGTGGCCGAAGTTCCAGAGCCAGGCGACTACGTCACCTTGGACTACGGGCCGCACTCGCTGATCGTCCTGCGCAACGACGACGGCGGAGTCAACGTCCTGCACAACGTCTGCCGCCACCGCGGCGCCCGGGTGCTGACCGAAAATTCGGGCAGCACCGGCAACCTGGTCTGCGGCTACCACTCCTGGACCTACTCGCCCGAAGGCGATTTGATCCACGCCTCATCGCCAGGCGAAATCGACTTCGACAAGAACTGCTTCGCCCTCAAGCGCGCCCACGGCCGGATTGTCGCCGGGCTGATCTTCGTCTCCATCGCCGCCGAGCCACCCACCGACTTCGACGAGGTCTCGAAGATCTTCGAGCCATACCTGGCCCCGCATGACCTTGGCAGCGCCAAGGTCGCCTACCAGCAGGACATCATCGAAGAAGGCAACTGGAAGCTCGTGATGGAGAACAACCGCGAGTGCTACCACTGCGACGGCCACCCGGAACTGGCCTGCTCGCTGTTCCCCACCTGGGGCCTGACCGACGAGCTGGTCCCGCCGCACCTCGAAGAGGTCTGGGAGCGCAACAAGAACGCGCAGTCGGCACTGGAAGAACGCTGCCGCCGCTACTCACTGCCCTACGAGGTCGTCGAGGAGCTGGATACCCGCATCGCCGGCATCCGCATCTCCCGCGAATCCCTGGACGGCGACGGCGAATCCTTCTCCGCCGACGGCCGGCGCCTTTCCAAGAAGCTGCTCGGCGATCTGCGCGACTTCCGCCTGGGCCGCTGCTCCATGCACCTGCAGCCCAACTCCTGGTTCCACTTCCAGTCCGACCATGTGATCACCTTCGCCGCCTACCCGATCAACGAGCACCAGACCCTGGTGCGCACCACCTGGCTGGTGGCCGATGACGCGGTGGAAGGCCAGGACTACGATCTGGAAAAGCTGACCTACACCTGGAAGCAGACCAACCTGCAGGACAAGGCCTTTGTCGAGCTGTGCCAAACCGGCGCCGGCAGCCCCGCCTACCAGCAGGGCCCGTACATGAAGAGCGAATACCAGGTCGAGGCCTTCATCAACTGGTACACCCAGCGCGTGCTGGAGCACCTGGCATGA
- a CDS encoding fasciclin domain-containing protein, which yields MKTMQRKTVGLLSIAAVAAFGLSACSMDNSAESTPSSESSASSMAPSSPEASEDSGMASESAMDPAAKLVGSGCAAYAEAVPEGDGSVAGMAQDPVAVAASNNPLLTTLTKAVSGKLNKDVDLVDTLNGDEFTVFAPVDDAFKAIPEKDLNAVVSDADMLTKVLTYHVVPGQITPDELKGDLETVEGDKVKISGSGDDLMVNDAKVICGGVQTANATVYLVDSVLMPPAKN from the coding sequence ATGAAAACCATGCAGCGCAAGACGGTAGGACTGCTCTCGATTGCCGCGGTAGCCGCGTTCGGATTGAGCGCCTGCTCGATGGACAACAGCGCCGAGTCCACTCCCAGCAGCGAAAGTTCGGCATCAAGCATGGCTCCTAGCAGCCCGGAGGCATCTGAGGATTCCGGAATGGCCAGCGAATCGGCCATGGATCCAGCCGCCAAGCTCGTTGGTTCAGGATGTGCAGCGTACGCAGAAGCCGTGCCCGAAGGTGACGGTTCCGTTGCTGGCATGGCCCAGGATCCGGTAGCAGTGGCAGCGTCCAACAACCCGTTGCTGACCACCCTGACCAAGGCGGTATCGGGAAAGCTGAATAAGGACGTGGACCTGGTAGACACGCTCAACGGCGATGAGTTCACCGTCTTCGCACCGGTGGATGACGCATTCAAGGCTATTCCAGAAAAAGACCTGAACGCTGTCGTGTCGGATGCCGACATGCTGACCAAGGTACTGACCTACCACGTGGTCCCAGGCCAGATAACCCCCGATGAGTTGAAGGGTGATCTGGAAACCGTTGAAGGCGACAAGGTCAAGATCAGCGGCAGCGGCGATGACCTGATGGTCAACGATGCCAAGGTCATTTGCGGTGGCGTGCAGACTGCCAATGCCACCGTCTACCTCGTTGACTCGGTGCTGATGCCACCGGCAAAGAACTAG
- a CDS encoding MFS transporter, which produces MKSLENTRGVALAAFTDSFGSGLVSALSVLYFALLTNLPLAEIGLATATGALIALPLGVMGGWICDRFSSKFGMVMNNVLAAAGFCIYLIADNFALVLSAVLLVSIGDRIYWAAWTSYIHDLSAGRPYEKIFARLESIKMAAMGSGAGLAAIVLAISAATGARWLIIINVLLTVAAAVIYALAPSPVKELDLNKTADPQSAKPNVKALFTQPGFWGLMFGQFFLAPIMVLPTAVLSVHFVVTWDMNPAVAAVLFGINAGLVALAQPWLTHKIRYIRRAVLISWSSFLLAVMLILVAIMPPLSGIAAWLFVIYVGVILAVADMLYMPATNALMAEMPPRNIRGVSISIFQTSMAVGIALYPALLGLLETNALLLWAITCASILLGALAYWTATLKAPQHLRVSETRENIAL; this is translated from the coding sequence TTGAAGTCCTTGGAAAACACTCGTGGAGTAGCGCTTGCGGCCTTCACGGATTCTTTTGGTTCAGGGCTTGTGTCTGCCTTATCAGTGCTTTATTTTGCACTTCTTACGAATCTTCCCCTAGCGGAGATTGGATTAGCGACCGCCACTGGTGCTCTGATCGCACTCCCACTTGGTGTCATGGGAGGGTGGATCTGTGACCGCTTTAGTTCAAAATTTGGCATGGTGATGAACAACGTGCTTGCAGCGGCAGGATTCTGTATTTACTTGATAGCTGACAATTTTGCCTTAGTGCTGTCAGCCGTTTTGTTGGTGAGCATCGGAGACAGGATCTATTGGGCAGCTTGGACGTCTTATATTCATGATCTGTCGGCCGGAAGGCCATATGAGAAGATATTCGCCAGATTGGAGTCTATCAAGATGGCCGCAATGGGATCAGGTGCAGGACTAGCCGCCATCGTTCTTGCAATCAGCGCAGCTACAGGAGCGCGCTGGCTAATCATCATTAACGTACTGTTGACTGTCGCGGCTGCGGTGATTTACGCACTAGCGCCATCCCCAGTGAAGGAGCTGGATCTCAATAAAACCGCTGATCCACAGAGCGCGAAGCCTAACGTTAAGGCTCTGTTTACTCAGCCAGGTTTCTGGGGATTGATGTTTGGGCAATTTTTCCTCGCACCCATCATGGTCCTTCCTACGGCTGTACTTTCTGTCCACTTCGTAGTGACGTGGGACATGAATCCAGCTGTTGCTGCAGTACTATTTGGCATAAATGCAGGGTTGGTTGCTTTGGCACAGCCATGGCTGACTCATAAGATCCGCTATATACGGCGAGCAGTTCTAATTTCTTGGTCATCCTTCCTCCTGGCTGTAATGCTGATACTCGTGGCCATCATGCCTCCATTGAGCGGCATCGCAGCATGGCTTTTCGTCATCTATGTCGGCGTGATACTCGCTGTGGCGGACATGCTTTACATGCCGGCAACTAATGCTCTAATGGCGGAAATGCCACCTCGGAACATTCGCGGCGTATCGATATCTATTTTCCAGACGTCGATGGCAGTTGGTATCGCTCTATATCCGGCACTACTCGGTCTTTTGGAAACAAACGCACTGCTACTTTGGGCAATTACTTGTGCATCAATTCTCCTTGGCGCCTTAGCATACTGGACTGCCACTTTGAAGGCCCCTCAGCATCTTCGGGTTTCAGAAACCAGAGAAAATATCGCATTGTAG
- a CDS encoding flavin reductase family protein — protein MNKGTTVVGTSTAQRIRGLEMPWNRVLRSTEQPANAAKALGPWHPQEFLAECVQNIEEAGGLMTFVFRRLDGAPLAFRAGQYLNIAFPVYGEGEETVDRSYSISSAPTVPWTFNVSIKRDPKGLVSNWAHENLRPGMVLDMLGPVGAFHLGDSDRRARYLFLAAGAGVTPIMSMVRTIHSLPGQADVIVLCHGTVPGDFPFWQELEYISKVDTRIKVFYSLGDREKPKSWKGYTGRLSAQMIDDVAPDANGRKVFACGPEGYLNSATELLRQVGVDDTSVFMEFFSGDRKTLLEYQQEIVLAESIAEEVAESVEEFYESQPPELGMYEPEYDETGTIEAVGQELIAVPADAPIPPPEPAGEQLPPDTSGYQTVGEGSITMSFVRTGINVKINPEDKILGAAKQAGVRIAANCQEGMCGSCKVVKLSGEVNMNHQGGIRAREITAGKFLPCCSTAQSDLVIDA, from the coding sequence ATGAACAAAGGCACAACCGTCGTAGGCACCTCCACCGCGCAGCGCATCCGCGGACTGGAAATGCCATGGAATCGGGTGCTGCGCAGCACCGAGCAGCCGGCGAACGCCGCCAAGGCTCTGGGCCCATGGCACCCGCAGGAATTCTTGGCCGAGTGCGTGCAGAACATCGAGGAAGCCGGCGGGCTGATGACCTTCGTCTTCCGCCGCCTCGACGGAGCGCCCCTGGCCTTCCGCGCCGGGCAGTACCTGAACATCGCCTTCCCGGTCTACGGCGAAGGCGAAGAGACGGTGGACCGCAGCTACTCGATCTCCTCGGCTCCAACCGTGCCGTGGACCTTCAACGTCAGCATCAAGCGCGATCCCAAGGGCCTGGTATCCAACTGGGCGCATGAGAACCTGCGCCCGGGCATGGTGCTGGATATGCTCGGACCGGTCGGCGCCTTCCACCTAGGCGACTCGGACCGCCGTGCCCGCTACCTGTTCTTGGCCGCCGGCGCCGGAGTCACCCCGATCATGTCCATGGTGCGCACCATCCATTCCCTGCCGGGCCAGGCCGATGTGATCGTGCTCTGCCACGGCACCGTGCCCGGGGACTTCCCCTTCTGGCAGGAACTGGAATACATCTCCAAGGTCGATACCCGGATCAAGGTGTTCTACTCGCTGGGCGACCGCGAGAAGCCCAAGAGCTGGAAGGGCTACACCGGCCGGCTCTCGGCGCAGATGATCGACGATGTCGCCCCGGATGCCAACGGCCGCAAGGTCTTCGCCTGCGGGCCGGAAGGCTACCTGAACTCCGCCACCGAGCTGCTGCGCCAGGTCGGCGTGGATGATACCTCGGTATTCATGGAGTTCTTCTCGGGCGACCGCAAGACCCTGCTGGAATACCAGCAGGAAATCGTGCTCGCCGAGTCCATCGCCGAGGAAGTGGCCGAGTCGGTGGAGGAGTTCTACGAGAGCCAGCCGCCAGAATTGGGCATGTACGAACCGGAGTACGACGAAACCGGCACCATCGAGGCCGTGGGCCAGGAGCTGATCGCGGTACCCGCCGATGCTCCGATCCCGCCGCCCGAACCGGCCGGCGAGCAGCTGCCGCCGGATACCTCCGGTTACCAGACCGTGGGTGAAGGCAGCATCACCATGAGCTTTGTGCGCACCGGGATCAACGTCAAGATCAACCCCGAGGACAAGATCCTGGGCGCGGCCAAACAGGCCGGAGTGCGCATCGCCGCCAACTGCCAGGAAGGAATGTGCGGCTCGTGCAAGGTCGTCAAGCTTTCCGGCGAAGTGAATATGAACCACCAGGGCGGCATCCGCGCCCGTGAAATCACGGCCGGGAAATTCCTGCCCTGCTGTTCCACCGCCCAATCAGATCTGGTCATCGACGCCTAG
- a CDS encoding GcvT family protein has translation MSPASPRVIIIGAGIVGANLADELALLGHTNTLVIEQGPLNIPGGSTSHAPGLVYSSNSSKSMTEFAQYTIKKLSSLIGADGTSSFLPVGGLEIATTEDRLADLHRRAGWNRSYGVEAEVIDAEACLKKFPMLAEGKVLGGLYTPGDGLALAAKGTALVMERAKAAGVEFRDRTIVTDIEQSGGKVTAVICGEERFEADIVVSCAGFWGPKIGEMVGTSIPLLPLGHQFVWTTPAPTLAGVNELPNGASRPILRYQDRDLYYREWGDRIGIGSYAHRPMPVNLDTLKTYRPEEITHERMPSSLDFTPEDFAAEWEATQELLPDLRNTQIQRGFNGIFSFTPDGGSLVGQSKEVDGFYAAEAVWVTHAPGIAKAVAELILTGTSKTDLSDCDLNRFEDVQRTKEYVSETSQQNFVEIYDVRHPLEPRTKPRAVRTSPFYSRQQQLGAFFLEGTGWERPHWYEANAALLDQLPAEWAAPERDSWSNKFHSPIAAVEAWKTRTAVAMFDMTPLKRVEVTGPGAGEMLQGLTTANMLRAPGMVSYTLLLDAAGGITSDITVARLSDEVYQAGINSNVDVAYLNREAKKFNAANPGKWVAVRDITAGTSCIGLWGPLAPEVMAKVTDDDMSNEGLKYFRTKQISIGGIPVTAMRLSYVGEFGWELYASADVSAKLWDVLFEAGQEQGIIAGGREAFNSMRLEKGFRSFGTDMTSEHEPEQAGLGFAVKAAKTVDFVGKSALAERAAAATKRLRCLTVDDGVSVVMGKEPVYVDGKASGYVTSAAYGYTVRKPIAYAWLPVSVETGDSVEIEYFGQPIAATVVDDPLYDPQMDRLRGLSLASTAS, from the coding sequence ATGTCCCCCGCTTCCCCTCGGGTCATCATCATTGGTGCCGGCATCGTCGGCGCCAACTTGGCCGACGAACTGGCCCTGCTGGGCCACACCAATACCCTGGTCATCGAGCAAGGGCCACTGAACATTCCCGGCGGATCCACCTCGCATGCTCCGGGCCTGGTGTACTCCTCCAACTCCTCGAAGTCGATGACGGAGTTCGCCCAGTACACCATCAAGAAGCTCAGCTCCCTGATCGGTGCCGACGGCACCAGCTCCTTCCTGCCGGTGGGCGGACTGGAAATCGCCACCACCGAGGACCGCCTGGCCGACCTGCACCGCCGTGCCGGCTGGAACCGCTCCTACGGGGTCGAGGCCGAGGTCATCGATGCCGAGGCGTGCCTCAAGAAGTTCCCGATGCTCGCCGAAGGCAAGGTCTTGGGCGGCCTGTACACCCCGGGCGACGGCCTGGCCTTGGCCGCCAAGGGCACCGCGCTGGTCATGGAACGCGCCAAGGCCGCGGGCGTGGAATTCCGCGACCGCACCATCGTCACCGACATCGAGCAATCCGGTGGTAAGGTCACCGCGGTGATCTGCGGCGAAGAGCGCTTCGAAGCCGATATCGTGGTTTCCTGCGCCGGCTTCTGGGGCCCGAAGATCGGCGAAATGGTCGGCACTTCCATCCCGCTGCTGCCACTGGGCCACCAGTTCGTCTGGACCACCCCGGCTCCAACGCTCGCCGGTGTGAACGAGCTGCCCAACGGCGCCAGCCGCCCGATTCTGCGCTACCAGGACCGCGACCTCTACTACCGCGAATGGGGTGACCGCATCGGCATCGGCTCCTACGCGCACCGCCCGATGCCGGTGAACCTGGACACCCTCAAGACCTACCGCCCGGAAGAGATCACCCACGAACGCATGCCGTCCTCGCTGGACTTCACCCCCGAGGACTTCGCCGCCGAATGGGAAGCCACCCAGGAGCTGCTCCCGGATCTGCGCAACACCCAGATCCAGCGCGGCTTCAACGGCATCTTCTCCTTCACCCCGGACGGCGGCTCACTGGTCGGCCAGTCCAAGGAAGTGGACGGCTTCTACGCCGCCGAGGCCGTCTGGGTCACCCACGCGCCGGGCATTGCCAAGGCCGTGGCCGAACTGATCCTCACCGGCACTTCCAAGACCGATCTGTCCGACTGCGATCTGAACCGCTTCGAGGACGTGCAGAGAACCAAGGAGTACGTCAGCGAGACCTCGCAGCAGAACTTCGTGGAAATCTACGACGTCCGCCACCCGCTGGAACCGCGCACCAAGCCGCGCGCCGTGCGCACCTCCCCGTTCTACTCCCGCCAGCAGCAGCTCGGCGCGTTCTTCCTCGAAGGCACCGGCTGGGAACGCCCGCACTGGTACGAAGCCAACGCCGCGCTGCTGGACCAGCTGCCGGCCGAATGGGCCGCACCGGAACGCGATAGCTGGTCGAACAAGTTCCACTCGCCGATCGCGGCAGTGGAAGCTTGGAAGACCCGCACCGCGGTGGCCATGTTCGACATGACCCCGCTCAAGCGCGTCGAAGTCACCGGACCGGGAGCCGGAGAAATGCTCCAGGGCTTGACCACCGCGAACATGCTGCGCGCCCCGGGCATGGTCAGCTACACCCTGCTGCTCGATGCCGCCGGCGGCATCACCAGCGATATCACCGTGGCCCGGCTCTCCGACGAGGTCTACCAGGCCGGCATCAACTCGAATGTTGATGTCGCCTACCTGAACCGCGAGGCCAAGAAGTTCAACGCCGCCAACCCCGGCAAGTGGGTCGCCGTCCGCGACATCACCGCTGGCACCTCCTGCATCGGCTTGTGGGGCCCGCTGGCTCCAGAAGTGATGGCCAAGGTCACTGACGATGACATGAGCAACGAGGGCCTGAAATACTTCCGCACCAAGCAGATCTCGATCGGCGGCATTCCGGTGACTGCCATGCGCCTGTCCTATGTGGGCGAATTCGGTTGGGAGCTCTACGCATCGGCGGATGTCAGCGCCAAGCTCTGGGACGTGCTCTTCGAGGCCGGCCAGGAGCAGGGCATCATCGCCGGTGGCCGCGAGGCCTTCAACTCCATGCGACTGGAGAAGGGATTCCGCTCCTTCGGCACCGATATGACCAGCGAGCACGAACCGGAACAGGCCGGCCTGGGCTTCGCGGTCAAGGCTGCTAAGACCGTGGACTTCGTGGGCAAGTCGGCCCTGGCCGAACGCGCCGCAGCCGCCACCAAGCGCCTGCGCTGCTTGACCGTTGATGACGGTGTTTCGGTGGTCATGGGCAAGGAGCCGGTATACGTGGACGGCAAGGCTTCGGGCTATGTCACCAGTGCCGCCTACGGCTACACGGTGCGCAAGCCGATCGCCTACGCATGGCTGCCTGTCTCGGTAGAGACTGGCGATTCGGTGGAAATCGAGTACTTCGGCCAGCCGATCGCCGCCACCGTGGTTGACGATCCGCTGTACGACCCGCAGATGGACCGCCTGCGCGGATTGTCGCTGGCCAGCACGGCCAGCTAG
- a CDS encoding GlsB/YeaQ/YmgE family stress response membrane protein produces the protein MGILGWIVLGLIAGAIAKAIKPGQQGGGWIATLLLGIVGALVGGWIGSAIFNVGINQFWSLSTWLLAIGGSLVVLVIWGLLTRKRA, from the coding sequence ATGGGCATTCTAGGATGGATCGTTTTGGGACTGATCGCCGGAGCTATTGCCAAGGCCATCAAGCCCGGGCAGCAGGGCGGCGGATGGATCGCGACGCTGCTCTTGGGCATTGTCGGCGCGCTCGTTGGCGGATGGATCGGCTCCGCGATCTTCAACGTGGGAATCAACCAGTTCTGGTCGCTCTCGACCTGGCTGCTGGCTATTGGCGGCTCGCTCGTTGTCCTGGTCATCTGGGGCTTGCTGACCCGCAAGCGCGCCTAG
- the glyA gene encoding serine hydroxymethyltransferase, whose translation MTSTQDLPISSLTADLATLDPEVAQRIDAELARQQRGLEMIASENHTAQAVMQAQGSVLTNKYAEGYPGRRYYGGCEEVDVIETLAIERIKELFGANFANVQPHSGAQANASVYHALVRPGDTVLGLNLAHGGHLTHGMKINFSGRLFNIVPYGVNEETNVVDMDEVERLAIEHQPKMIVAGWSAYPRQLDFQRFREIADKVGAYLFVDMAHFAGLVAAGLHPSPVPHAHVVTSTTHKTLAGPRGGIILSNDAEIAKKLNSAVFPGQQGGPLEHVIAGKAVAFKIAASEEFKERQQRTLAGAKILAERLTQDDVAAKGISVLTGGTDVHLVLVDLRNSELDGQQAEDLLAQVEITVNRNAVPFDPRPPMTTSGLRIGTPALATRGFSEAAFAEVAEIIAQTLIAGADGNTSVLPELKDRVLKLAEAHPLYPDLAKVSE comes from the coding sequence TTGACCAGTACCCAGGACCTGCCCATCAGCTCATTGACCGCAGACCTCGCCACACTGGACCCGGAGGTAGCACAGCGCATCGACGCAGAGCTGGCCCGCCAGCAGCGCGGCCTGGAAATGATCGCCTCGGAGAACCACACCGCCCAGGCCGTCATGCAGGCCCAAGGTTCGGTGCTGACCAACAAGTACGCCGAAGGCTACCCGGGCCGCCGCTACTACGGTGGCTGCGAAGAAGTCGACGTCATCGAGACCCTGGCTATCGAGCGCATCAAGGAACTGTTCGGCGCGAACTTCGCCAACGTCCAGCCGCACTCCGGCGCCCAGGCCAACGCCTCGGTCTACCACGCACTGGTCCGTCCGGGCGACACCGTACTGGGCCTGAACCTGGCTCACGGTGGACACCTGACCCACGGCATGAAGATCAACTTCTCCGGCCGCCTGTTCAACATCGTTCCTTACGGCGTGAACGAAGAGACCAACGTGGTGGACATGGACGAGGTCGAGCGCCTTGCCATCGAGCACCAGCCAAAGATGATCGTTGCCGGCTGGTCGGCGTACCCACGCCAGCTGGACTTCCAGCGCTTCCGCGAAATCGCTGACAAGGTCGGCGCCTACTTGTTCGTGGATATGGCACACTTCGCTGGCCTGGTCGCAGCAGGCCTGCACCCGTCTCCTGTGCCGCATGCCCACGTGGTCACCTCGACCACCCACAAGACCCTCGCCGGTCCTCGTGGCGGCATCATCCTGTCCAACGACGCTGAAATCGCCAAGAAGCTGAACTCCGCAGTCTTCCCAGGCCAGCAGGGCGGCCCGCTGGAGCACGTGATCGCCGGCAAGGCTGTAGCCTTCAAGATCGCTGCGTCCGAAGAGTTCAAGGAGCGCCAGCAGCGCACCTTGGCTGGTGCCAAGATCCTTGCCGAGCGCCTGACCCAGGACGACGTGGCAGCCAAGGGCATCAGCGTGCTGACCGGTGGCACCGATGTGCACCTGGTCCTGGTTGACCTTCGCAACTCGGAGCTCGACGGCCAGCAAGCCGAAGATCTCCTGGCACAGGTGGAGATCACGGTTAACCGCAACGCGGTGCCATTCGATCCACGCCCGCCAATGACCACCTCGGGTCTGCGCATCGGTACCCCGGCGCTGGCAACCCGTGGCTTCTCGGAGGCAGCTTTCGCTGAAGTTGCCGAGATCATCGCCCAGACCCTGATCGCTGGCGCTGATGGCAATACCTCGGTCTTGCCAGAGCTGAAGGACCGGGTCCTGAAGCTGGCCGAAGCCCATCCGCTGTACCCGGACCTGGCCAAGGTTTCCGAGTAG
- a CDS encoding pyridoxal phosphate-dependent aminotransferase, with translation MQQLAQRLERLGTETAFSVAQAAAAWKAKGNRVYPFHLGDINIPTAPHIVDAMNQAISEGYTGYCPGPGIPQLREALAHDIGSRRGMEFTADNVVVMTGGKPVITKFLQAVMDPGQEVLYPNPGFPIYESQIEYLGGTAVPYNYVPTESGFAIDLEQVRASITENTTAIIYNDLQNPISAESTAAEREAVAQLAIEHDLWVLSDEAYFETRYEGASNSIAALPSMAERTVILYTFSKKFAMTGSRLGCAVAPLEIANVMSKLNTNDESCTTHYVQWAGIAALTGPQEPVQKMLDTLKERRDVACEIVNSIPGFSVAVPQSTFYLFPDVTEAMERKGFTEVGEFATAALENTGVSFCTREHFGRRLPGEERQYIRLAYSGIETADIREGLGRLREWIEA, from the coding sequence ATGCAACAACTGGCACAACGCCTCGAACGGCTAGGCACCGAAACGGCATTCAGCGTGGCGCAGGCCGCCGCGGCATGGAAGGCCAAGGGCAACCGCGTCTACCCGTTCCACCTGGGCGACATCAACATCCCCACCGCGCCGCACATTGTCGACGCCATGAACCAGGCCATTTCCGAGGGCTACACCGGCTACTGCCCGGGCCCCGGTATCCCGCAGCTGCGCGAGGCCCTGGCCCATGACATCGGCTCCCGGCGCGGCATGGAATTCACCGCCGACAACGTGGTGGTCATGACCGGCGGCAAGCCGGTGATCACCAAGTTCCTGCAGGCGGTCATGGATCCGGGCCAAGAAGTGCTGTACCCGAACCCGGGCTTCCCGATCTACGAATCCCAAATCGAGTACCTCGGTGGCACTGCGGTGCCGTATAACTACGTGCCCACCGAGTCGGGCTTCGCCATTGACCTGGAGCAGGTGCGCGCTTCGATCACCGAGAACACCACGGCGATCATCTACAACGACCTGCAAAACCCGATTTCCGCCGAATCCACGGCCGCCGAACGCGAAGCCGTGGCCCAGCTGGCCATCGAGCATGACCTCTGGGTGCTCTCCGACGAGGCCTACTTCGAAACCCGCTACGAAGGGGCTTCGAACTCCATCGCAGCGCTGCCTTCGATGGCCGAGCGCACCGTCATCCTCTACACCTTCAGCAAGAAGTTCGCGATGACCGGCTCCCGCCTGGGCTGCGCCGTCGCGCCGCTTGAGATCGCCAATGTCATGAGCAAGCTGAACACCAACGACGAGTCCTGCACCACCCACTACGTGCAGTGGGCGGGCATTGCCGCGCTGACCGGGCCCCAGGAGCCGGTCCAGAAAATGCTCGACACTCTCAAGGAACGCCGCGACGTCGCCTGCGAGATCGTGAATTCGATCCCGGGATTCAGCGTCGCCGTGCCGCAGTCCACCTTCTACCTGTTCCCGGATGTCACCGAGGCCATGGAGCGCAAAGGCTTCACCGAAGTCGGGGAATTCGCCACCGCCGCATTGGAGAACACCGGCGTCTCCTTCTGCACCCGCGAGCACTTCGGCCGCCGCCTGCCCGGCGAGGAACGCCAATACATCCGGCTGGCCTACTCGGGCATTGAAACCGCGGACATCCGCGAAGGCCTAGGCCGGCTGCGCGAATGGATCGAGGCGTAA
- a CDS encoding MarR family winged helix-turn-helix transcriptional regulator — MSGYEASGYWYGDDQSAPEAVDLLNLMRRYRDAERTMRANTRGSMGMNETDMTALRFLLGAHRKGEVPRQRDFAEKLGISNASVSALIDRLCRDGYAQRVMHPADRRSVGIIPTQYSDTEVRGTLQQMHERMMSAVDGLDAEERKAAAKFLHALIASVEWNDVDLGHAAQRDQELRDVPGSNLASS; from the coding sequence ATGAGCGGCTATGAGGCGAGTGGATATTGGTATGGTGACGACCAGTCGGCTCCGGAGGCCGTCGACTTGCTGAACCTCATGCGACGCTATCGCGATGCAGAGCGGACCATGCGCGCCAATACCCGCGGATCTATGGGGATGAACGAGACCGACATGACTGCTTTGCGCTTCTTGCTGGGAGCGCACCGAAAGGGCGAAGTGCCGCGTCAGCGTGATTTCGCCGAGAAACTCGGCATATCCAATGCCTCAGTCTCAGCCCTGATCGACAGGCTCTGCCGCGACGGGTACGCGCAACGGGTCATGCATCCGGCAGACCGCAGATCGGTGGGCATTATCCCAACCCAGTACAGCGATACCGAGGTCCGCGGAACTTTGCAGCAGATGCATGAGCGGATGATGTCTGCGGTTGATGGGCTCGACGCAGAAGAGCGAAAGGCAGCAGCAAAATTCCTGCATGCCCTCATAGCCAGCGTGGAATGGAATGACGTTGATCTGGGTCATGCGGCGCAGCGCGATCAAGAGCTTCGCGATGTCCCCGGGAGCAACCTAGCATCTTCCTAG